The proteins below are encoded in one region of Pseudomonadota bacterium:
- a CDS encoding type II toxin-antitoxin system VapC family toxin encodes MLLFDTCALIFDALEPKRLSAKTRARIEREAAQGAIAISDISLWEVAMLVGRGRLDPGCDAATFCRLALRARNIAVLPITVEIAALSVSLAIHGDPADRLIAATAMEHRATLVTTDQLLLACAAVSTLK; translated from the coding sequence ATGCTCCTCTTTGACACCTGCGCGCTGATCTTCGACGCGCTCGAGCCGAAGCGGCTCTCCGCGAAGACCCGCGCCCGCATCGAGCGCGAGGCGGCACAAGGCGCGATCGCCATCAGCGACATCTCGCTGTGGGAGGTGGCGATGCTCGTCGGGCGCGGCCGCCTCGATCCGGGCTGCGACGCGGCGACCTTCTGCCGCTTGGCGCTGCGCGCGCGCAACATCGCGGTGCTCCCGATCACCGTGGAGATCGCGGCGCTCTCCGTCTCGCTCGCGATCCACGGCGATCCCGCAGATCGGTTGATCGCCGCGACGGCGATGGAGCACCGCGCGACGCTCGTCACGACCGACCA
- a CDS encoding type II toxin-antitoxin system prevent-host-death family antitoxin, whose translation MIETTVSDLRKNLQRYLARVAHGEEVRITKRGQVIARVVGCADAATEAREELKALREVAVIGDITSPVAEEWSADAPL comes from the coding sequence ATGATAGAAACCACCGTCTCCGATCTGCGCAAGAACCTGCAGCGTTACCTCGCCCGGGTCGCCCACGGCGAGGAGGTGCGCATCACCAAGCGCGGGCAGGTCATCGCCCGCGTCGTCGGCTGCGCGGACGCGGCGACCGAGGCGCGTGAGGAGCTCAAGGCCCTGCGGGAGGTGGCGGTGATAGGCGACATCACCTCACCCGTCGCGGAGGAATGGAGCGCGGATGCTCCTCTTTGA